In a genomic window of Hyphomonas sp.:
- a CDS encoding siderophore-interacting protein has product MSSPGFAEALVLRTQQLTPHMYRLTFRSEFAADFTLGAPGQYLKVLAPALGEAGPPVFDPDTYKSRMRTYTLRHVRPQVQEFDIDFVVHGEEGIAGPWAKQAKAGDRILISRPGTLKFTGEGADWHLFVADMAAIPAAAIELEGLPEHAVGDAFFEILSEADRQPVRAPAGINIHWIIKADSHAPSDELIDAVRSVTWRDGAPSVFVAGEFSIAGTLRSFFRKERPTRKDLTYVSSYWKLGLIEPEHKMFKAQAAA; this is encoded by the coding sequence ATGTCCTCACCCGGTTTCGCCGAAGCCCTTGTCCTGCGCACTCAGCAGCTGACCCCGCACATGTATCGCCTGACCTTCCGGTCAGAGTTCGCGGCAGATTTCACGCTCGGCGCGCCCGGCCAATACCTGAAAGTTCTGGCCCCTGCCCTCGGCGAGGCTGGCCCGCCCGTCTTCGATCCCGACACCTACAAGTCCCGGATGCGCACCTACACGCTGCGCCATGTCCGCCCGCAGGTGCAGGAATTCGACATCGATTTCGTCGTGCATGGCGAGGAGGGCATTGCCGGGCCGTGGGCAAAACAGGCCAAGGCTGGCGACCGTATCCTGATCTCGCGCCCCGGCACGCTGAAATTCACCGGCGAAGGGGCCGACTGGCATCTGTTCGTGGCGGACATGGCCGCCATCCCGGCGGCCGCCATCGAACTCGAAGGCCTGCCAGAGCATGCGGTCGGCGATGCCTTCTTCGAAATCCTCAGCGAGGCAGATCGCCAGCCCGTGCGTGCGCCAGCCGGAATCAACATCCACTGGATCATCAAGGCCGACTCCCACGCGCCGAGTGACGAGCTGATCGATGCTGTCCGATCCGTCACCTGGCGTGACGGCGCGCCCAGCGTATTCGTGGCCGGCGAATTCTCGATCGCCGGCACCTTGCGTTCATTCTTCCGCAAGGAACGCCCCACACGGAAGGACCTGACCTATGTCAGCTCCTACTGGAAACTCGGACTGATCGAACCCGAACACAAGATGTTCAAGGCGCAGGCGGCGGCCTAG
- a CDS encoding Gfo/Idh/MocA family oxidoreductase encodes MTGLIHSRRQFIALSSATLAAAPWIAGCASAEGGGAIPAKAIGMPWPNWGELPDSPPPAPKAGSVGFAVMGLGGYGIGKVLPALAAADRCHVAAVVSGNPEKAAKVAAAYGLPEDAIYSYEDFDRIAEDDRVEAVYNVLPTGLHLEWTEKSFAAGKHVLCEKPMAMSAAECAQMIAASEAANRKLMIAYRCHFEPFNLRAMALMREGAVGKIKHIETAQTYRMGPTSVSENWRVVRALAGGGPLEDYGIYGLQSALYLSGEMPVAVKAVTEQPAGDPRFEQIFSKVTTDLRFPSGATAHLFTSYDTSPGNNMARVDGEAGTLLMQPATGYGGHKMRLTRDGMVDDLNPGDPNVQFARQCDHLADAIRDDTEIITPGEMGLRDMALIEAIYRSAAEGREIPLDL; translated from the coding sequence ATGACCGGTTTGATTCACTCTCGCAGGCAGTTCATCGCGCTGAGTTCCGCGACATTGGCGGCGGCCCCGTGGATCGCGGGCTGTGCCAGCGCGGAAGGCGGCGGCGCGATCCCGGCAAAGGCCATCGGCATGCCGTGGCCGAATTGGGGCGAACTGCCGGACAGTCCGCCGCCTGCACCAAAAGCGGGCAGCGTGGGCTTCGCGGTGATGGGACTGGGCGGTTATGGTATCGGCAAGGTGCTGCCCGCCCTGGCCGCCGCGGACCGGTGCCATGTCGCGGCAGTGGTGTCCGGCAACCCGGAAAAGGCGGCAAAGGTGGCCGCGGCCTATGGCCTGCCGGAAGATGCGATCTATTCGTATGAGGATTTTGACCGCATCGCGGAGGATGACCGCGTCGAAGCGGTCTATAATGTGCTGCCGACGGGCCTGCACCTGGAATGGACGGAAAAGAGTTTTGCGGCCGGCAAGCATGTCCTGTGCGAAAAGCCGATGGCGATGTCAGCGGCAGAATGCGCGCAGATGATTGCCGCGTCCGAGGCCGCGAACCGCAAGCTGATGATTGCCTATCGCTGTCATTTCGAGCCGTTCAATTTGCGCGCCATGGCGCTGATGCGAGAGGGCGCAGTCGGCAAGATCAAGCATATCGAGACGGCACAGACCTATCGCATGGGGCCGACCAGCGTATCTGAAAACTGGCGCGTCGTGCGGGCGCTGGCCGGGGGTGGACCGCTGGAGGATTACGGCATCTATGGCCTTCAGTCTGCGCTCTACCTGTCCGGCGAGATGCCGGTGGCGGTAAAGGCCGTGACCGAACAGCCTGCGGGGGATCCGCGCTTCGAACAGATCTTTTCGAAAGTGACGACCGATCTGCGCTTCCCGTCCGGGGCCACGGCGCATCTGTTCACCTCCTATGATACCTCGCCCGGCAACAATATGGCGCGTGTGGACGGAGAGGCCGGCACTTTGCTGATGCAACCGGCAACCGGCTATGGCGGCCACAAGATGCGGCTGACGCGGGACGGCATGGTGGATGATCTGAACCCCGGCGATCCGAATGTGCAGTTTGCCCGCCAGTGCGATCATCTGGCCGATGCGATCCGCGATGACACCGAGATCATCACGCCGGGCGAGATGGGCCTGCGCGACATGGCGTTGATCGAGGCGATCTACCGGTCTGCAGCGGAAGGGCGCGAGATTCCGCTGGACCTGTAG
- a CDS encoding aspartate aminotransferase family protein yields the protein MITMPEQGRDWSEVRAEMIARGGGDAQWRNGRTAVYVFNAGPDISKVQHEAYGLYMAENGLGPLAFPSLAQMEKEVIGMGLSLLHGPDGATGAMTSGGTDSITMAMKTARDFARSRGQPREGQNVVLPQSAHLAFDKAAHLMDIEIRRVPLKTDGSYEADPAAMGAAVDSATIMMVGSAPNFPHGIIDPIEELGDVAGQKDVWLHVDACVGGYFAPFARMNGVPVPAFDFEVPAVKSMSADLHKYGYCAKGASTVLFRSEEFYAHMPFDMAGWSGAPMKTPTLAGTRPGGAISAAWGVMNTLGVEGYKRLQGQVCATRETMEEGVRRLGFEIVGNPMLGLMAFYHPDAHAFAVYGEIFRRGWFTSVTKEPPSLHLMLSPKHADVADAYLADLEASLDAVKAGKAGEKVEARYS from the coding sequence ATGATCACCATGCCGGAACAGGGGCGTGACTGGAGCGAGGTGCGCGCCGAAATGATCGCGCGCGGCGGAGGCGATGCGCAATGGCGCAACGGACGCACGGCGGTTTATGTCTTCAATGCCGGACCGGACATCTCGAAGGTCCAGCACGAGGCCTATGGACTCTACATGGCGGAGAACGGGCTCGGCCCGCTGGCCTTTCCGAGCCTGGCGCAGATGGAGAAGGAGGTCATCGGCATGGGCCTCTCCCTGCTGCACGGGCCGGATGGGGCCACCGGGGCGATGACGTCGGGCGGCACCGATTCGATCACCATGGCGATGAAGACGGCGCGTGACTTTGCGCGCAGCCGGGGCCAGCCGCGCGAAGGCCAGAATGTCGTGCTGCCGCAATCGGCGCACCTGGCCTTCGACAAGGCGGCGCACCTGATGGATATCGAGATCCGGCGCGTGCCGCTGAAGACGGATGGCAGTTATGAAGCCGATCCGGCGGCGATGGGCGCGGCCGTGGATTCGGCCACGATCATGATGGTTGGCTCGGCCCCGAACTTTCCGCATGGCATCATCGATCCGATAGAGGAGCTGGGAGACGTGGCGGGCCAGAAGGATGTCTGGCTGCATGTCGATGCCTGCGTTGGCGGTTATTTCGCGCCCTTTGCACGGATGAATGGTGTGCCGGTGCCGGCCTTCGATTTCGAGGTGCCGGCCGTGAAGTCGATGAGCGCGGATTTGCACAAATACGGCTATTGCGCCAAGGGCGCCTCGACCGTGCTGTTCCGGTCCGAGGAATTCTACGCGCACATGCCGTTCGACATGGCCGGCTGGAGCGGCGCACCGATGAAGACGCCGACGCTGGCCGGTACACGGCCGGGCGGGGCGATCTCTGCGGCCTGGGGCGTGATGAACACGCTGGGCGTCGAAGGCTACAAAAGGCTGCAGGGTCAGGTCTGCGCGACACGCGAGACAATGGAGGAAGGGGTCAGGCGGCTCGGCTTCGAGATTGTCGGAAACCCGATGCTGGGCCTGATGGCCTTTTACCATCCCGATGCCCATGCCTTCGCGGTGTATGGCGAAATCTTCCGGCGCGGCTGGTTTACCTCCGTGACCAAGGAGCCGCCGAGCCTGCACCTGATGCTGAGCCCGAAACATGCCGATGTGGCGGACGCGTATCTGGCTGATCTGGAAGCGAGCCTGGACGCCGTGAAGGCGGGCAAGGCCGGCGAGAAGGTCGAGGCGCGCTACAGCTAG
- a CDS encoding SDR family oxidoreductase: METRGRTAVITGGASGIGAALAEAMVADGGRVVIVDINKDAAEAQAAKLGDAARAIACNVADVAGVEAMAGDAWDWLGGVDLVFANAGISVARPLMKASEAEFDVTMGVNLKGVWATAKAFAARMIEADHAGHLCLTASEHALGLQHPGNGFYTASKHGVLALGDVFRAELPESIGVSVLCPGLTATHMPDTSPAATGMSADEGRSALARAVMAEGKPPLEVARHTLDEIARGTFLIVPEPSAWLAAEKRADEVRDEFARQAPMGPDAMKYHVGAVVERLRKSGPGLL; the protein is encoded by the coding sequence ATGGAAACCCGGGGCAGGACGGCGGTCATTACGGGCGGTGCAAGCGGCATCGGCGCGGCGTTGGCCGAGGCGATGGTGGCCGATGGCGGCCGTGTCGTGATCGTGGACATCAACAAGGACGCCGCCGAAGCGCAGGCGGCAAAGCTGGGCGATGCCGCCCGGGCCATTGCCTGCAATGTGGCGGATGTTGCCGGCGTCGAGGCCATGGCCGGAGATGCCTGGGACTGGCTGGGCGGTGTGGACCTCGTTTTCGCCAATGCCGGGATCAGCGTGGCGCGTCCCCTGATGAAGGCCAGCGAGGCCGAATTCGACGTGACGATGGGCGTCAACCTGAAGGGCGTCTGGGCGACGGCGAAAGCGTTTGCTGCGCGGATGATCGAGGCCGATCATGCCGGGCATCTCTGCCTGACCGCATCGGAACATGCGCTGGGCCTGCAGCATCCGGGCAACGGGTTCTACACGGCGTCGAAGCATGGCGTACTGGCGCTGGGGGATGTATTCCGCGCCGAGCTGCCAGAGAGCATCGGCGTCAGCGTGCTGTGCCCCGGCCTGACCGCAACCCACATGCCGGACACCAGCCCGGCGGCGACCGGGATGTCTGCCGATGAGGGCCGCAGCGCGCTGGCGCGCGCCGTGATGGCAGAAGGCAAACCGCCGCTGGAGGTGGCGCGGCACACGCTGGACGAGATTGCGCGCGGCACATTCCTGATTGTGCCGGAACCGTCTGCCTGGCTGGCGGCGGAGAAGCGGGCCGATGAAGTCCGTGACGAATTTGCCCGGCAGGCCCCGATGGGACCGGATGCAATGAAGTATCATGTCGGCGCCGTGGTCGAGCGACTGAGAAAGTCAGGGCCCGGCTTGCTCTGA
- a CDS encoding PaaI family thioesterase: MSDTEKPRVSDAEMLARFQNSKKRPPCSDTLGMRLVEVEQDAQRIRMDFDVSPSFANPTGAVQGGFISAMMDEAMSTCVIIASNITMTAPTLEMKTSYLRRLMPGKASVDARILRMGKSAAFMEAECFDADGKLVAKATATAIPMLFKRLG; this comes from the coding sequence ATGTCTGACACGGAAAAACCCCGCGTCTCGGACGCCGAGATGCTCGCACGCTTCCAGAACTCGAAGAAGCGCCCGCCCTGCTCCGACACGCTCGGCATGCGCCTCGTCGAGGTCGAACAGGACGCCCAGCGCATCCGCATGGACTTCGATGTCTCGCCAAGTTTCGCAAACCCGACCGGCGCGGTGCAGGGCGGCTTCATCTCCGCCATGATGGACGAAGCGATGAGCACCTGCGTGATCATTGCTTCCAACATCACGATGACGGCGCCAACGCTTGAGATGAAGACCAGCTATCTGCGTCGTCTGATGCCTGGCAAGGCTAGCGTCGACGCCCGCATCCTGCGCATGGGCAAGTCGGCCGCCTTCATGGAGGCCGAATGTTTTGACGCTGACGGCAAGCTGGTCGCCAAGGCGACCGCCACGGCCATCCCGATGCTGTTCAAGCGGCTGGGCTGA
- a CDS encoding PaaI family thioesterase — MGFDKRAFWQDLLTRDDLPAAAKFLNFQLVDLDVKEGWVEAAFTLPPEAGNPAGDGQGGFVSAMLDEVMSIAGSIVQDGPAMAPTLQMTTSYIRPVPVGQRLIGRGECVRRGRAGIFTQGFLRREDGALLAQATASCIPRALG, encoded by the coding sequence ATGGGATTCGACAAGCGCGCCTTCTGGCAGGATCTCCTGACGCGCGACGACCTGCCTGCCGCTGCGAAGTTTCTCAATTTTCAACTGGTTGATCTGGATGTGAAGGAAGGCTGGGTCGAGGCCGCCTTCACCCTGCCCCCCGAAGCGGGCAATCCGGCCGGCGACGGTCAGGGCGGCTTTGTCTCTGCCATGCTGGACGAGGTGATGAGCATTGCCGGCTCGATCGTACAGGACGGCCCGGCCATGGCGCCCACCCTGCAGATGACGACCAGCTATATCCGGCCCGTTCCTGTCGGCCAGCGCCTGATCGGCCGTGGCGAGTGCGTCCGGCGGGGGCGCGCCGGCATCTTCACCCAGGGCTTCCTGCGCCGCGAAGACGGCGCCCTGCTCGCCCAGGCCACCGCCAGCTGCATTCCCCGCGCCCTCGGCTGA
- a CDS encoding SspB family protein, giving the protein MTDYIGYEALTQAAMRGVVREALRQGCNSNGLPGEHHFYLTFRTRAPGVKIADYLIERFPEEMTIVIQHQYWDLEVHDSHFEIILKFSGVPQHLHIPYAAITRFVDPSVNFGLTFESPDKDASVISPAGEMDAPEAGSAAPAEDEPGTVVNLDAFRRK; this is encoded by the coding sequence ATGACTGACTATATCGGCTACGAAGCACTCACCCAGGCAGCCATGCGCGGCGTCGTCCGCGAAGCCCTGCGCCAAGGCTGCAACAGCAACGGCCTGCCGGGCGAGCATCATTTCTACCTCACCTTCCGCACCCGCGCGCCGGGCGTGAAGATCGCCGACTATCTGATCGAGCGGTTTCCGGAAGAGATGACCATCGTCATCCAGCATCAGTATTGGGACCTCGAAGTGCATGACAGCCATTTCGAGATCATCCTCAAATTCTCCGGCGTGCCACAGCATCTGCACATCCCGTACGCAGCCATCACGCGCTTCGTCGACCCGTCCGTCAATTTCGGCCTTACCTTCGAATCGCCCGACAAGGACGCCTCCGTCATTTCGCCTGCCGGGGAAATGGATGCGCCGGAAGCCGGCAGCGCCGCGCCCGCAGAGGATGAGCCCGGCACGGTCGTCAATCTCGACGCATTCCGCCGGAAATAG